The Thermococcus sp. sequence TGGCGTTCCTGCTCTACATAACGCACGGACTCTATCTCAGCGGCTTTATAAGGCCCTTCCAGAGGCGTTTTGGAGATATTGAAGGCTACTGGGTGGCGATGTCAATATTTACAGTCGTTTTCGCCGTTCTCATAACCCTCCTGTGCTCGGAACTCTACTTTGTCCGCTGGAGCTTTCCCCTTGACTACTTTCTGCTCTTCCTGTCCCTGAGCATTCTGGTCTTCCTCCCGGCCGTTTTTGAACTCGGAAAAGCGAAAAGCCCCGAGATTAATGACGAGGGAGTTAACCTTGTTAAAAGCATGGGCTTCAAAGATGTGGCACTCTTCCAGATAATAAGCGCCGCCCTTCCTGAGGAGCTCGTCTTCCGCTACGTCCTCCTTGGCCTCCTCTCGCTCTGGAACCCATTTGCAGGCCTTATTGCGCTTTCGCTTTTCTTCGGCATCGGGCACAGGTTCTCCCATCCCAACAGGAACTGGAACGTGCTGATATCAAACGCTCTGGTTGGTTTCGTCCTTGGACTTGCTTACCTATATACGAAAAGTCTTCTCGTCGTCATGGTGATCCACTGGCTCGACGACATGATTCCCTGGGCC is a genomic window containing:
- a CDS encoding type II CAAX endopeptidase family protein, translating into MPMNPLTAFILAFLLYITHGLYLSGFIRPFQRRFGDIEGYWVAMSIFTVVFAVLITLLCSELYFVRWSFPLDYFLLFLSLSILVFLPAVFELGKAKSPEINDEGVNLVKSMGFKDVALFQIISAALPEELVFRYVLLGLLSLWNPFAGLIALSLFFGIGHRFSHPNRNWNVLISNALVGFVLGLAYLYTKSLLVVMVIHWLDDMIPWAYIKYEKSRGAIAGTVILLAILPLALLWGRLTSVVEYLMGIYSNEGLILGTGIAVAMLGVVYLGLKLLKGGE